In Alicyclobacillus macrosporangiidus CPP55, a single window of DNA contains:
- a CDS encoding glycerophosphodiester phosphodiesterase, which yields MTDTLILGHRGWSARYPENTLLAFRRALDLGCDGLEFDVQLTADEVPVILHDPTVDRTTDGTGRVADLTFAELRRLNAAARFVGEHSGEAQPIPVLDEVLDLAYAQYPGGFYNVELKVYDGDGRALVDRVVPMVLAHPLASRILFSSFHHGCLEYLKSRHPEAEIGLLYEGPVQEPWRRAKDLGAYSVNLDHRFAADVVAECQAQGVRVCVWTVDPPDRIRAFLRQGVDILISNQPDVALQVSKEG from the coding sequence ATGACCGACACGCTGATCCTGGGGCATCGCGGTTGGAGTGCGCGCTACCCTGAGAACACCCTCTTGGCGTTCCGCCGGGCCCTGGACCTGGGTTGCGACGGACTGGAATTTGACGTGCAGCTGACGGCAGACGAAGTTCCAGTCATCCTGCACGATCCGACGGTCGATCGTACCACCGATGGTACCGGCCGCGTGGCCGACCTGACGTTCGCTGAGCTGCGCCGCCTGAACGCGGCAGCCCGGTTCGTCGGGGAGCACAGCGGGGAGGCGCAGCCCATCCCGGTGTTGGACGAAGTGCTTGACCTCGCTTATGCCCAATACCCGGGCGGCTTTTACAACGTGGAACTCAAAGTCTACGACGGCGACGGCCGTGCGTTGGTGGACCGCGTCGTGCCGATGGTCCTGGCCCATCCCCTGGCATCGCGGATTCTCTTTTCATCGTTCCACCACGGGTGCTTGGAGTACTTGAAGTCGCGCCATCCCGAGGCGGAAATTGGCCTGTTGTACGAGGGGCCTGTGCAGGAGCCGTGGCGTCGGGCGAAAGACCTGGGTGCCTATTCGGTCAACCTGGACCATCGATTTGCGGCGGACGTGGTCGCGGAGTGCCAAGCGCAGGGTGTGCGGGTGTGCGTGTGGACCGTGGATCCCCCGGATCGCATCCGCGCGTTTCTGCGCCAGGGGGTCGACATCCTGATCTCCAATCAACCGGACGTAGCGCTGCAGGTGAGCAAGGAGGGGTGA
- a CDS encoding carbohydrate ABC transporter permease yields the protein MHERITPGRRVFLTLNGLFLLVMVATMILPLLNTLAVSFSSSLASMQPGIKLWPHPFSTEGYQTVWGRLQLWLPFLNSVIVTVVGTVVHVILSAMAGYVLIQRDLPGRRTLTTVILLTMMVPWQAIMIPLYVVNHQLGLLNTLTALIMSGLVSGFSIVVMRNFFQSIPYDLAESAMLDGAGHLRIFFRIYLPLAKAGLATVTLFEFVARWNDFTSALLFINDPNKYTLQIALNTIINQSEVASSNYVITENVRMAGIIIGLIPLVLIYPYVQKYFVKGIMMGSTKE from the coding sequence ATGCACGAGCGGATCACGCCGGGGCGGCGCGTGTTTCTCACCTTGAACGGGTTGTTCCTGCTGGTGATGGTCGCGACGATGATCCTGCCGCTTCTGAACACGCTCGCCGTTTCGTTCTCGAGCAGCCTGGCGTCGATGCAGCCGGGGATCAAGCTGTGGCCGCATCCGTTCAGCACCGAAGGGTACCAGACCGTATGGGGCCGCCTGCAGCTGTGGCTGCCATTTTTGAACAGCGTGATCGTCACGGTCGTCGGCACCGTGGTTCACGTCATCCTCTCGGCGATGGCCGGGTATGTCCTGATCCAGCGGGACCTGCCGGGGAGGCGGACCCTGACCACGGTGATCCTCCTGACGATGATGGTCCCCTGGCAGGCCATCATGATCCCGCTGTACGTCGTCAATCACCAGTTGGGACTGTTGAACACGCTCACCGCGTTGATCATGTCGGGCCTGGTGTCCGGTTTCAGCATTGTCGTGATGCGCAACTTCTTTCAGTCCATCCCGTACGATCTCGCCGAGTCTGCCATGCTCGACGGGGCGGGCCACCTGCGCATCTTCTTTCGCATATACTTGCCGCTGGCAAAGGCGGGTCTGGCGACGGTCACGCTGTTCGAGTTCGTCGCCCGATGGAACGATTTTACATCTGCCCTGTTATTCATCAACGATCCGAACAAATACACGCTGCAGATTGCCTTGAACACCATCATCAACCAGTCGGAGGTCGCGTCCAGCAACTACGTGATCACGGAAAACGTGCGCATGGCCGGCATCATCATCGGCCTGATTCCGCTGGTCCTGATCTACCCGTACGTCCAGAAGTACTTCGTGAAGGGCATCATGATGGGATCCACCAAAGAGTGA
- a CDS encoding sugar phosphate isomerase/epimerase family protein encodes MLAINLSTLMTTPLEEGLRAASDAGFPCVELRIPHLEAYLSGRTFRDLLELVERTGVKVLSINAVERFNTEDDREFADLLDQVRRWAEVADGLGCPFLICVPQPETAAWDEVKPRTVRRLAQVARVMRSFRVRPLLEFIGFPAFPLCTLGRAAEVVEGVAEETGERLGLVLDTFHHALSGTADVPLTPEMVRRVALVHLDDVEDVPKGVRRTDEHRVLPGDGVGRLPDVVRSLQAGGYRGAYSVELFRPEYWRMPAADVARQAYEAARRVVLGP; translated from the coding sequence ATGCTCGCCATCAATCTGTCGACTTTGATGACCACGCCGTTGGAGGAAGGTTTACGGGCGGCGTCCGATGCGGGGTTTCCGTGCGTCGAATTGCGCATCCCCCATCTGGAAGCCTATCTGAGCGGGCGGACGTTCCGTGATCTGCTGGAGCTCGTGGAGCGTACCGGGGTGAAGGTCTTATCCATCAACGCGGTCGAACGGTTCAACACGGAAGATGACCGGGAATTTGCTGATTTGTTGGACCAGGTGCGCCGCTGGGCTGAGGTGGCGGACGGTCTCGGCTGCCCGTTCTTGATCTGCGTGCCTCAACCTGAGACGGCGGCTTGGGACGAGGTGAAACCCCGCACGGTTCGGCGGCTTGCACAGGTGGCGCGCGTGATGCGGTCCTTTCGCGTTCGTCCGCTGTTGGAGTTCATTGGCTTTCCGGCGTTTCCACTGTGTACGCTCGGACGCGCCGCAGAGGTCGTCGAGGGGGTCGCCGAGGAGACGGGGGAACGGTTGGGACTGGTGCTGGACACGTTCCATCATGCCCTGTCTGGCACCGCAGATGTACCGCTGACGCCGGAGATGGTGCGAAGGGTGGCGCTGGTGCACCTGGACGATGTGGAGGACGTGCCGAAAGGGGTCAGGCGCACGGATGAACACAGGGTGCTGCCGGGGGACGGCGTGGGGAGACTGCCTGACGTGGTGCGCTCTCTGCAAGCCGGCGGGTATCGCGGGGCGTACAGCGTGGAGTTGTTTCGACCGGAATACTGGCGGATGCCGGCGGCGGACGTGGCTCGCCAGGCGTACGAGGCGGCCCGGCGGGTCGTCCTCGGGCCGTGA
- a CDS encoding CehA/McbA family metallohydrolase: METEPLYHTLTLKRHIEPSEQGLFLEVPFQMPEGADDLTVRIEVAATPGASAVIDLGVRDSHRVRGWSGGARRHFTIGLDQATPGYLPGPIAPGEWAVLLGAYQVPDEGCDVTLSIRCALRSPRWLKGDLHGHTVHSDGQYTLAQVVEIVESLGLDFMGLMDHNTCSQNRTYPRDTSVVFIPGMELTTYRGHCNLLGVPDPVDDFRVVDQAMLNERIAEARSRGAYVSLNHPCDTSCPSCSWQWDWQFPYDWVEIWNGPWRECNQQALAWWQRQLASGARVVAVGGSDVHRPHPLVRHGWPTTWVKAESRSIVGILQALKAGHAFISYAPDGPAAELSCGDFMMGDVVPHDQRAPFELTLQGVQEGDTVCVISDQGNEITRVIEAGATDFSLTWPAAGRRFYRVEVWRHFDAVGQRLPALITNPIYLG; the protein is encoded by the coding sequence GTGGAGACCGAACCGTTGTACCACACACTGACCCTGAAACGTCACATCGAACCGTCGGAACAGGGATTGTTCCTCGAGGTTCCGTTTCAGATGCCCGAGGGCGCCGACGACCTGACCGTTCGCATCGAGGTGGCCGCGACGCCGGGCGCGTCTGCCGTGATCGACCTTGGCGTGCGCGACAGCCACCGCGTGCGCGGCTGGAGCGGCGGCGCCAGAAGACATTTCACCATCGGCTTGGACCAGGCCACGCCGGGTTACCTGCCGGGCCCCATCGCCCCTGGCGAGTGGGCGGTTTTGCTCGGTGCCTACCAGGTGCCGGACGAGGGATGCGACGTCACCCTGTCCATCCGCTGCGCACTGCGTTCACCCCGATGGCTGAAAGGAGACCTGCACGGACACACCGTGCACAGTGACGGCCAGTACACGTTGGCCCAGGTGGTGGAGATCGTCGAGTCGCTCGGCCTCGACTTCATGGGCCTGATGGACCACAACACCTGCAGCCAAAACCGCACCTACCCCAGGGATACGTCGGTGGTCTTCATCCCTGGCATGGAGCTGACGACGTATCGCGGCCACTGCAACCTGCTCGGGGTTCCGGACCCAGTGGACGACTTCCGGGTCGTGGACCAGGCGATGTTGAACGAGCGGATTGCTGAGGCACGCAGCCGCGGGGCCTACGTGTCCCTCAACCACCCGTGCGACACCTCCTGCCCCAGCTGCTCTTGGCAGTGGGACTGGCAGTTCCCGTACGATTGGGTGGAGATCTGGAACGGCCCGTGGCGCGAATGCAACCAGCAGGCATTGGCTTGGTGGCAGCGTCAGCTGGCGTCCGGAGCGCGCGTGGTGGCGGTGGGCGGCAGCGACGTACACCGGCCGCACCCGCTCGTGCGCCACGGTTGGCCGACCACGTGGGTGAAGGCGGAATCCCGGAGCATCGTTGGAATTCTGCAGGCACTGAAGGCCGGCCACGCGTTCATCAGCTACGCCCCCGACGGACCCGCTGCGGAACTCTCCTGCGGCGACTTCATGATGGGCGACGTGGTCCCCCACGACCAGCGCGCACCCTTCGAGCTGACGCTGCAAGGCGTGCAGGAAGGAGACACCGTCTGCGTGATCTCCGACCAGGGGAACGAGATCACGCGCGTCATAGAAGCTGGCGCCACGGACTTCAGCCTGACGTGGCCAGCGGCCGGCCGGCGCTTCTACCGAGTGGAGGTGTGGCGGCACTTCGACGCCGTCGGCCAACGCCTGCCGGCGCTGATCACCAATCCTATCTATCTCGGGTAA
- a CDS encoding alpha-mannosidase — MFLTEEKLTARINELARYRYRDFRPIPEFRCQVDPHGHPGARPPSGGEWGVIRTGDHWAGRDLYLWLAADVALPAEWAGKQVVGLFDFGVTGGGNNSGFESLLYVDGQPFQGVDQNHTEVLFDPSSAGRTVSLCFRLWSGLEGGGPPAPQEHKIRHAGVAWLDEDTDDLYWTARAALQTIGVLAHNRTERIALVTALDRAFREVDWSYPGSPAFYDSVRAARQTLHEQLASIRKDSGVAVRALGHTHIDVAWLWRTKHTREKAARSFSTVLRLMERFPEFVFLQTQPQLYEFLRTDYPELYQQIRARVREGRWEADGAMWLEADCNLPSGESLVRQILHGTRFLKREFGVTCRYLWLPDVFGYSWALPQILAKSGIHTFVTTKISWNQYNQLPHDTFRWRGLDGTEVLTHFITTPCPEPYYTYNGLMDAQSVQGAWDNYKDKALNQELLFAFGYGDGGGGVNREMLEMRRRLDLMPGLPRVRVGRADEFFAGLHQRVADTDQYVHTWDGELYLEYHRGTYTSQAYNKRMNRKLELLYRETEWMAAVQSLLGGDWAAYPQQALAEAWTILLRNQFHDIIPGSSIREVYEDSRAEYQQAQELASRAWREAAGTLLNDDPAAAAYTVFNSSPWVRTDLVAIPVQPETEEGRWVDHAGRELTSQRSGGMWWVKVPELPPAGFAVVRFHAGAAASPAPAQFEPTESGIRTPHYEIEWNERGQLTRLFDRTAGREVLAPGERGNVLQVFEDKPIEYDAWNIEVFYQEKMREVEDLTAVEVMEVGPLRAVVRFEWQYMNSRIRQDMVVYAHSRRIDFQTEVDWHERQQLLKVAFPVDVRATEATYDIQFGNVKRPTHWNTSWDLARFESVGHQWVDLSERGYGVSLLNDCKYGHDVKDHTIRLSLIKSAIHPDPEADQGRHEFTYALLPHAGDWCEGGTVPEAWYLNNPLTHVKGRPVVDRFSLFSVSAANVMIDAVKKAEDGDLVVLRVHEFAGARTTVSIRSDLTVRSWQECNLMEEPVGERQTGGELTFTLRPYEIKTFLVDLAGPAGSAG; from the coding sequence ATGTTTTTGACAGAAGAGAAACTGACCGCCCGCATCAACGAGTTGGCGCGATACCGCTACCGGGACTTTCGGCCCATCCCCGAGTTCCGGTGCCAGGTGGACCCGCACGGCCATCCGGGCGCCCGGCCGCCGAGCGGCGGCGAGTGGGGCGTCATCCGCACAGGCGATCACTGGGCCGGCCGGGACCTGTACCTTTGGCTGGCCGCCGACGTGGCTCTGCCGGCGGAATGGGCCGGGAAACAGGTCGTGGGCCTGTTCGACTTCGGCGTCACCGGCGGCGGCAACAACTCCGGCTTCGAGTCCCTGCTGTACGTCGACGGCCAGCCGTTTCAGGGCGTCGACCAGAATCACACCGAAGTGCTGTTCGATCCGTCGTCTGCCGGGCGCACGGTCTCGTTGTGCTTCCGGTTGTGGTCCGGCCTTGAGGGGGGCGGCCCGCCGGCACCGCAGGAGCACAAGATCCGCCACGCGGGCGTGGCGTGGCTGGATGAGGACACGGACGACCTGTACTGGACCGCGCGCGCCGCGCTACAGACCATCGGCGTGCTCGCCCACAACCGTACGGAGCGGATTGCGCTCGTGACGGCGCTCGACAGGGCGTTCCGCGAGGTGGACTGGTCGTATCCGGGATCGCCCGCGTTTTACGACTCTGTGCGGGCGGCCAGGCAAACGCTGCACGAGCAGTTGGCGTCCATCCGCAAGGACAGCGGCGTGGCGGTGCGCGCCCTCGGCCACACGCACATCGACGTAGCCTGGCTGTGGCGGACGAAGCACACGCGCGAAAAGGCGGCGCGCTCCTTCTCCACCGTGTTGCGCCTGATGGAGCGGTTTCCGGAGTTCGTGTTCCTGCAGACGCAGCCGCAGTTGTACGAGTTTTTGCGCACCGACTACCCGGAACTGTACCAGCAGATCCGAGCCCGGGTGCGCGAGGGGCGCTGGGAGGCCGACGGGGCGATGTGGCTGGAGGCCGACTGTAACCTGCCTTCAGGGGAATCGTTGGTGCGTCAGATTCTCCACGGCACCCGGTTTTTGAAACGGGAGTTCGGAGTGACCTGCAGATATCTGTGGCTGCCGGACGTGTTCGGCTACAGCTGGGCGCTGCCGCAGATTCTGGCCAAGTCTGGCATTCACACCTTTGTCACGACGAAAATCAGCTGGAACCAGTACAACCAGCTGCCGCACGACACGTTCCGCTGGCGCGGTTTGGACGGCACCGAGGTGCTGACGCACTTCATCACCACCCCCTGCCCGGAGCCGTACTACACGTACAACGGCCTGATGGACGCGCAAAGCGTGCAAGGGGCGTGGGACAACTACAAAGACAAAGCCTTGAACCAGGAGCTGCTGTTCGCGTTCGGATACGGGGACGGCGGCGGCGGTGTCAACCGTGAGATGCTGGAGATGCGCCGGCGCCTCGACCTGATGCCTGGCCTGCCGCGGGTGCGCGTGGGACGCGCGGACGAGTTTTTCGCCGGCCTGCACCAGCGCGTGGCGGACACCGACCAGTACGTGCACACCTGGGACGGGGAGCTGTACCTGGAGTACCACCGCGGAACGTACACCAGCCAGGCGTACAACAAGCGCATGAACCGCAAGTTGGAACTGTTGTACCGGGAGACGGAATGGATGGCCGCGGTGCAGAGTCTCCTTGGCGGCGACTGGGCGGCGTACCCCCAGCAGGCACTGGCGGAAGCGTGGACCATCTTGCTTCGCAACCAGTTCCACGACATCATCCCCGGTTCCTCCATTCGCGAGGTGTACGAAGACAGCCGGGCGGAGTACCAACAGGCCCAGGAGTTGGCCAGCAGGGCCTGGCGGGAGGCTGCCGGCACGCTTTTGAACGATGATCCCGCCGCAGCCGCCTACACCGTGTTCAACAGCAGTCCATGGGTGCGAACCGATCTGGTGGCCATCCCGGTTCAGCCTGAGACGGAGGAAGGCCGCTGGGTCGACCATGCCGGCCGGGAGCTGACGAGCCAGCGAAGCGGAGGCATGTGGTGGGTCAAGGTGCCGGAGCTGCCGCCGGCCGGATTCGCTGTCGTCCGTTTCCACGCCGGAGCCGCAGCGTCTCCCGCGCCCGCCCAGTTCGAGCCGACGGAGAGCGGGATCCGCACGCCGCACTACGAGATCGAGTGGAATGAACGCGGCCAGTTGACCCGTCTGTTCGACCGCACCGCCGGTCGCGAGGTGCTTGCCCCGGGCGAGCGCGGAAATGTGCTGCAGGTGTTCGAGGACAAACCGATAGAATACGACGCCTGGAACATCGAAGTGTTTTACCAGGAGAAGATGCGCGAGGTGGAAGACCTGACGGCAGTCGAGGTGATGGAAGTCGGGCCGCTGCGGGCAGTGGTGCGGTTCGAGTGGCAGTACATGAACTCGCGCATCCGGCAAGACATGGTCGTGTACGCGCACAGCCGGCGGATCGACTTTCAGACGGAGGTCGACTGGCACGAGCGGCAACAGCTGCTCAAGGTGGCGTTCCCGGTCGACGTGCGAGCGACCGAGGCCACGTACGACATCCAGTTTGGAAACGTGAAGCGCCCCACCCATTGGAACACCAGCTGGGACCTGGCACGCTTCGAGTCAGTCGGGCATCAGTGGGTGGACTTGTCGGAGCGCGGGTATGGCGTGAGCCTGCTCAACGACTGCAAGTACGGGCACGACGTGAAGGACCACACCATCCGCCTGTCCCTCATCAAGTCGGCCATCCATCCGGATCCGGAGGCGGACCAGGGGCGGCACGAGTTCACCTACGCGCTGCTCCCGCACGCGGGCGACTGGTGCGAAGGCGGCACCGTGCCCGAAGCCTGGTACCTCAACAACCCGCTCACGCACGTCAAAGGCCGGCCCGTGGTCGACCGCTTCTCGCTCTTCAGCGTGTCTGCCGCGAACGTGATGATCGACGCCGTGAAAAAGGCGGAGGACGGCGACCTGGTGGTGCTGCGCGTGCACGAATTCGCCGGTGCCCGGACGACCGTTTCCATTCGCAGCGACCTCACCGTGCGCTCCTGGCAAGAGTGCAACCTGATGGAGGAACCTGTCGGCGAACGGCAGACCGGCGGTGAGCTGACGTTCACCCTCAGGCCGTACGAGATCAAGACGTTCCTGGTCGATCTCGCCGGTCCCGCCGGGTCCGCGGGCTGA
- the glpK gene encoding glycerol kinase GlpK, with product MSACTHVLAIDQGTTSTRAILFDHDGAIVAMAQQEFAQHYPQPGWVEHDPEEIWQTTLHVVRRVLADACVPPAQVAAIGITNQRETTVVWERDSGRPVYPAIVWQSRQTADICRRLQEAGHEPFIRERTGLVVDAYFSASKVQWILDHVSGARERAANGELLFGTIDTWLVWKLSGGKVHVTDYSNASRTMLFNIHDLCWDDDLLGLFGVPAAMLPQVRPSSEVYAHTDPALFDGVSIPIAGIAGDQQAALFGQVCFSPGLAKNTYGTGCFLLMNTGERPMASSHGLLTTIAWGVGGRVEYALEGSVFIAGAAVQWLRDGLRVINTAAESERYAQRVPSSDGVYVVPAFVGLGAPYWDMEARGAVFGLTRGTTREHLVRATLESIAYQSRDVLEAMERDAGVRLSALRADGGAAANRFLMQFQADVLGVPVEVPKVTETTALGAAYLAGLAVGFWESQAEIQRNWGLDERYMPRMAQDERDRLYAGWKDAVARTIGRPNR from the coding sequence ATGAGCGCGTGTACGCACGTATTGGCCATCGACCAGGGTACGACCAGCACGCGTGCGATTCTGTTCGATCACGATGGAGCCATCGTGGCGATGGCGCAGCAGGAGTTCGCGCAGCACTACCCCCAGCCGGGTTGGGTGGAGCACGACCCTGAGGAGATCTGGCAGACCACCCTTCATGTGGTCCGCAGGGTCTTGGCGGATGCGTGCGTACCACCCGCACAGGTGGCGGCCATCGGCATCACGAATCAACGTGAGACGACCGTGGTGTGGGAGCGTGACAGCGGACGTCCGGTCTACCCGGCCATCGTGTGGCAAAGCCGCCAGACGGCCGACATCTGCCGCCGCTTGCAGGAGGCCGGCCACGAGCCGTTCATCCGGGAAAGAACCGGCCTCGTGGTGGACGCCTACTTCTCCGCCAGCAAGGTCCAGTGGATCCTCGATCACGTCTCCGGCGCGCGGGAGCGGGCGGCCAACGGCGAACTGTTGTTCGGCACCATCGACACCTGGTTGGTGTGGAAGCTCAGCGGAGGAAAGGTGCATGTGACCGACTACTCCAACGCGTCGCGCACGATGCTGTTCAACATCCACGACCTGTGCTGGGACGACGATCTGCTCGGGCTGTTCGGCGTGCCGGCGGCGATGCTGCCGCAGGTGCGGCCTTCCAGTGAGGTGTACGCGCACACCGACCCTGCCTTGTTCGACGGCGTGTCGATCCCGATCGCAGGGATCGCCGGGGACCAACAGGCGGCCCTGTTCGGCCAGGTTTGCTTCTCCCCTGGTCTGGCGAAGAACACGTACGGGACGGGCTGCTTTCTCCTGATGAACACCGGCGAGCGGCCCATGGCTTCCAGCCACGGCCTGCTCACCACCATTGCCTGGGGTGTGGGCGGCCGGGTGGAGTATGCCCTCGAGGGAAGCGTATTCATCGCGGGGGCGGCGGTGCAGTGGCTGCGTGACGGGCTGCGCGTGATCAACACGGCGGCCGAGTCGGAGCGGTACGCACAGCGCGTTCCCTCGTCTGACGGCGTGTACGTGGTGCCCGCGTTCGTCGGACTCGGGGCCCCCTACTGGGATATGGAAGCGCGCGGGGCGGTGTTCGGACTGACCCGGGGCACCACGAGGGAGCACCTCGTGCGCGCCACGCTGGAGTCCATCGCCTATCAGTCCAGAGACGTGCTGGAGGCGATGGAGCGCGATGCCGGCGTGCGGCTGTCCGCGTTGCGCGCGGACGGAGGCGCGGCCGCCAACCGTTTCCTGATGCAGTTTCAGGCGGATGTGCTCGGGGTGCCGGTCGAGGTGCCCAAGGTCACGGAGACCACCGCACTCGGCGCGGCGTACCTGGCCGGGCTGGCGGTCGGCTTCTGGGAGAGTCAGGCGGAAATCCAGCGCAATTGGGGTTTGGATGAACGGTACATGCCGAGGATGGCGCAGGACGAGCGGGATCGTCTGTACGCGGGATGGAAGGACGCGGTGGCTCGCACCATCGGGCGGCCCAACCGTTGA